One segment of Triticum aestivum cultivar Chinese Spring chromosome 2A, IWGSC CS RefSeq v2.1, whole genome shotgun sequence DNA contains the following:
- the LOC123186194 gene encoding pathogenesis-related protein 1: protein MASTNSWTHEIESSVAAPRLFRAGVMDWHTLAPKLAPHIVASAHPVNGEGGIGSVRQFNFTSAMPFSVMKERLEFLDEEKCECKSTLIEGGGIGSAIETATSHIKVEPAANGGSVVKVDSTYKMLPGVEVNDEITKAKESVTAIFKAAEAYLIANPDAYN from the exons ATGGCCTCCACCAACAGCTGGACCCACGAGATTGAGTCCTCGGTCGCGGCACCGCGCCTGTTCCGTGCCGGCGTCATGGACTGGCACACTCTGGCACCCAAGCTCGCGCCCCACATCGTCGCCAGCGCCCATCCCGTCAACGGCGAAGGCGGCATCGGCAGCGTCAGGCAGTTCAACTTTACCTCAG cCATGCCCTTTAGCGTCATGAAGGAGAGGCTAGAGTTCCTGGACGAGGAGAAGTGCGAGTGCAAGTCAACCCTCATCGAGGGCGGCGGCATCGGCTCGGCCATCGAGACCGCAACGTCGCACATCAAGGTGGAGCCGGCGGCCAACGGCGGGAGCGTCGTGAAAGTGGACTCGACGTACAAGATGCTGCCAGGCGTGGAGGTGAATGACGAAATCACCAAGGCCAAGGAATCCGTCACCGCCATCTTCAAGGCCGCCGAGGCCTACCTCATCGCCAACCCCGACGCCTACAACTGA